One Rhizoctonia solani chromosome 3, complete sequence genomic region harbors:
- a CDS encoding ABC transporter has translation MSGTKSKTSKSSKSDSGQIVATSQTSRFHVDTLTTLSREIDLHQVNISIGIRDILIDAHLRLKTGVKYGLVGRNGQGKSTILKAIADKIIPGIPENLRILLVGQVEGALSLFSDEDKEQPTVVQVVVRSDSRRETALWEHKILSTGLESDSEVQLLEAVVTLRHARALKELELAQKIAAKRSGARGADARKQLLVCEKQVADLEAELNSVKQKVTEITSELTAATHATANELISEIQGTLEAINAEATESNVRVILLGLGFSSEQLDDPYTSLSGGWRSRCTLGSALLQKPDLLILDEPTNYLDIPSVVWLQNYLTELEDTTILVVAHDRDFLDEATEETIILREQKLAYHEGAISACERAGAKKRKSKVRMKDALDKKREAIEKTIAEGARAARKTGDENKARMVKSRQKKLDNRWGAEVNDKGHKFKLNRDLGGFHLTSRAEIEIESIDPPVNLPFPDPEDLRFPGTLCSAANVTYRYSKAGPIILDDVTITVHPGDRVGLVGKNGEGKSTLVKMLIGQLKPTKGVVERHPRLRIGYGFSIVSAYDYFELNDFRYYSQHSVEELTDPKVGAVSSVVHFIEESKNRHGIVIDDGTARGFLGSFGLQGRIATNPISTLSGGQKVRLALALIVYPAPDLLVLDEVSTHLDMDTNVGLMRALRRFKGAVLLVSHDRHLIRCVIEGDPLIPEGDELSDGEEDETSDTDDPVKTGVVYRVGPKGKLRKLENGVNQLFLTGMFVVPLIRSTIRSTWLKTVAIRSSVASVMALITTSTNIAVSYVLDGKEAIWVCLGGCATDLVINAIILYWAIQGPDESSESRDKSIYTSPIGDITFRWGVADGHDQLRSPGSSLRDNVSEATVAVPTMSLPPLEKPGPLIRPERSRASL, from the exons ATGTCTGGAACAAAATCAAAAACCTCTAAGTCTTCAAAGTCTGACTCTGGGCAGATCGTTGCAACCTCCCAGACTTCGCGATTTCATGTCGATACTTTGACTACCTTGTCCAGAGAA ATCGATTTGCACCAAG TTAATATCTCCATCGGTATTCGGGATATTCTGATTGACGCTCACTTGCGCCTCAAAACAGGTGTAAAATATGGGCTAGTTGGTCGCAACGGCCAAGGAAAATCAA CCATCTTGAAGGCTATTGCCGATAAGATTATCCCCGGAATCCCAGAAAACCTGCGAATTCTTTTGGTGGGACAGGTTGAAGGTGCTTTGAGTCTTTTTTCGGACGAAGACAAAGAACAACCGACGGTGGTGCAAGTGGTAGTTCGAAGTGATTCACGTCGAGAGACGGCTTTGTGGGAACACAAGA TATTATCGACCGggctggaatctgattcCGAGGTCCAGCTGCTGGAAGCAGTGGTTACTTTACGCCATGCAAGAGCACTGAAAGAATTAGAACTGGCACAGAAAATTGCTGCAAAACGCAGTGGTGCACGAGGAGCTGATGCCCGCAAGCAACTCTTGGTATGCGAAAAGCAAGTTGCTGATCTGGAAGCAGA GTTGAATTCGGTTAAACAAAAAGTCACTGAAATTACTTCAGAGCTCACTGCTGCTACACATGCGACGGCAAACGAATTAATTTCAGAGATCCAAGGCACACTAGAAGCT ATCAACGCCGAAGCAACGGAATCGAACGTCAGAGTAATCCTACTAGGACTTGGTTTCTCTTCAGAGCAACTTGATGATCCGTACACTTCTTTAAGTGGAGGATGGCGATCGCGTTGCACCCTCGGAAGTGCACTTCTACAAAAGCCTGATCTG CTAATTCTAGACGAACCAACTAACTATCTCGACATCCCATCAGTAGTATGGCTGCAAAATTATTTAACGGAACTCGAAGACACCACGATTTTAGTTGTAGCCCATGATCGGGACTTTCTGGACGAAGCAACGGAGGAAACCATCATACTCCGTGAGCAGAAATTGGCATATCACGAGGGCGCAATTTCAGCCTGCGAACGCGCTGGAGCGAAAAAACGAAAGTCCAAAGTTCGAATGAAAGACGCTTTAGATAAGAAACGTGAGGCTATTGAGAAGACCATTGCCGAGGGCGCACGTGCTGCCAGAAAGACTGGTGACGAGAACAAGGCAAGGATGGTCAAGAGTCGACAGAAGAAACTTGACAATCGTTGGGGGGCTGAAGTCAACGACAAGGGACACAA GTTTAAGCTCAATCGAGACCTCGGGG GGTTTCACCTCACATCTCGAGCTGAGATAGAAATCGAGAGCATCGATCCACCTGTCAATCTGCCCTTCCCAGACCCTGAAGATCTTCGGTTCCCTGGAACACTGTGTTCTGCTGCGAACGTCACATACCGATACTCTAAGGCAGGCCCGATAATTTTGGACGACGTAACTATTACAGTGCATCCGGGGGATCGGGTGGGCCTGGTTGGGAAGAATGGGGAGGGAAAATCTACTCTGGTCAAGATGTTAATCGGACAACTAAAGCCTACGAAAGGAGTTGTCGAAAGGCATCCACGACTTCGCATCGGGTATGGATTCTCGATAGTTAGCGCGTATGATTACTTCGAGCTGAATGACTTTAGATATTACTCACAACACTCTGTGGAGGAGCTTACTGACCCTAAAGTTGGTGCCGTCTCCTCCGTCGTCCACTTTATTGAAGAGTCGAAGAATCGTCATGGTATTGTTATCGATGACGGAACCGCGAGAGGATTCCTGGGAAGCTTTGGTCTACAAGGCCGCATTGCTACCAACCCAATCAGCACCCTTTCGGGCGGACAGAAG GTCCGATTGGCCCTGGCGCTTATAGTCTACCCCGCCCCAGACCTTCTAGTTCTGGATGAAGTGTCGACCCATCTTGACATG GATACAAATGTGGGACTGATGCGTGCACTTCGTAGATTCAAAGGCGCTGTGCTACTTGTTAGTCACGACCGTCATCTTATCCGTTGTGTAATCGAAGGTGACCCACTGATTCCCGAGGGAGATGAACTAAGCGACGGTGAGGAGGACGAGACATCTGACACAGACGATCCGGTAAAAACTGGAGTGGTGTACCGAGTAGGACCGAAAGGTAAATTACGAAAGCTTGAAAATGGGGTGAACCAG CTCTTTTTGACTGGAATGTTCGTCGTCCCCTTGATACGATCCACTATTCGTAGTACATGGCTCAAGACTGTGGCAATCAGATCCTCTGT CGCATCAGTGATGGCACTAATCACTACGTCTACTAATATTGCTGTTAGTTATGTACTAGATGGTAAAGAAGCAATATGGGTTTGCCTTGGAGGCTGTGCGACTGAT TTAGTTATCAATGCTATCATCCTATATTGGGCTATACAAGGGCCCGATGAATCGTCCGAATCTCGGGATAAATCAATATATACATCACCCATTGGTGACATCACGTTTCGATGGGGCGTTGCCGATGGTCATGATCAACTGAGATCTCCTGGTTCCTCCCTACGAGACAACGTTTCAGAGGCAACAGTCGCAGTTCCTACCATGAGCCTCCCACCTCTAGAAAAGCCTGGACCGCTAATAAGACCGGAGAGGTCCCGTGCATCGTTGTAA
- a CDS encoding ribosomal protein L24e, with translation MFRFCSSKCHKNFKMKRNPRKVKWTKAFRKAAGKEMTIDSTFEFEKRRNIPVRYNRELVQTTLKAIQRVTEVRAKRERAFWKARMAVAREKLLAARMRKRLAASKKDTNMTVEKEDQEEEEETAEVTLDDLVEPIQKVVLQEKVKIATKSAPRKKKSALVPGGGMSMSMSMDVD, from the exons ATGTTCAGGTTCTGCTCGTCCAA ATGCCACAAGAACTTCAA AATGAAGCGTAACCCACGTAAAGTGAAGTGGACAAAGGCATTCCGAAAAGCGGCTGGAAAAGAGATGACTATT GACTCTACATTCGAATTCGAAAAGAGGCGCAATATTCCGGTCCGCTACAACCGAGAACTTGTGCAAACAACTCTCAAGGCCATACAGCGAGTTACCGAGGTTCGTGCCAAACGCGAGAGGGCATTCTGGAAGGCTCGTATGGCGGTGGCAAGAGAGAAGCTGTTGGCGGCGAGGATGCGAAAGAGACTGGCAGCAAGCAAGAAGgatacaaacatgacagtaGAGAAAGAGGAtcaggaagaagaggaagagacgGCCGAAGTTACGCTAGACGACCTAGTGGAGCCAATCCAAAAGGTGGTCTTACAAGAAAAAGTCAAAATTGCCACCAAGTCGGCACCAAGAAAAAAGAAGAGTGCTCTTGTACCAGGAGGGGGCATGAGTATGAGTATGAGTATGGATGTCGATTAA
- a CDS encoding autophagy-related protein 2, protein MFSFLRSIALPLPTFGISLPANIQRRFLSFVLKYFLGHLVKPGQLDDHKIDAQIGSGRVEIKDVELDDSAINKLLVGLPVSLRDGTLGNVTVQVPWPNVLAGSLGGEQCTTAVDPPELPAPNSSIDDDFAVPGSMDPFLDAPVATSMEESVVLGDEEGVGVLTAVVERLMARFTCSAKDISITLVHEGHASFHLGVSEFTYGDGVSDSNVTKEISLQGFSVSLTPLEPMDPPSVIYSPIGSPGRQNSGENEQENMLQSVASIADSMMFHSAPASPTASTRQEQPRLQQILGLSDEPLSVTITTRPRGIVSSGPSAPAARQRSPKFSVEAKMGCWINLRALTLVTPPASSTNNQPTPRQETRKGMPVFEGSGRIRGVVLALLLENTRSSSFARHQPDTEISEFFRKPTRSLSTPHFRARIDTIEPSFDSSGSLSAYVGEISVFHMQGGPNPSSRPLLIADPNLDTQYSINTNAPMLDVVDWTKPSSQTGPPRSLLGEFEGDVEVGILPLHLFLDLKVLEDAIAFGNSIGSTVPDYVNDENDLEADDSTPPTTPRNYRSVADDMERVESKARSVSIECSLIRIELRTPSPPGRKQRSGAIIIDLHTLKADVASAPLQLRWGRLLIALANPGDTRATTILSVGPSRTPNPNVKPFGGSTPTQKMPDAIEPEISQVIIRTGTPTTLEVQLPALYVSLSKFSLDGLQYWVDDATQWAERALGERRLDQSRDPSLIGSRFFARNSSIGTVETAGAGTSQTIICVNLDRAEIQLFVPRQKFVESMEALPFEVIALGLEVILEMKPDGKDETRISASILDTVVKDASGSPLASTILSRTHSLNLAGHAKPVIKVNFNAIVDPETGSRENRIKAVLTGITFTLAKTYAWAGHLGEFFKAPPETFEAVVPTERVRLNLSLVDSCVKVIAPKHPGALVAVIGEVNFNTDVIGSSPETVSDAGLHAVTVMLVDEEKPETADEASTTPSKVRFASDVDIWKRRGFASLVIVEELTTRVIARKESHPPLSVDASRVKIGVLAAADTLGALGSFGADLATMFPKSPAPPQGILDDLEEDAFDQNRLEPELELGPTLDIIKDDVPRNLDYIDESIGVIGGGGVVEALSDEELLSESADEEEMSESMLEKGSAIISSAHRSRTYGSASHVTTPEEDLPESREETITLWTEGINVIEDYFEQIEPEPLLTTSVEEGLVAFSLNLQNCDVTVRLHDGYDWEKTRLAIEQGRKAVRRRLEKIRQLLASGQAPDESIEDTHAVLFNSIYVGLQQDLEDMEPEAMIAAIDQELADDGGDTATVSSWQTLAAGQGTRPAHKRQSSKPGRKSRRITRSRGPRIEILLKGLSASVSQFGPDEPTAMRALVTIKDLEVLDHIKTSTWNAFLTGMAADSKGNVRETGSDMLRAEFSIVRPIAGNAVEEGRLKAKILPIRLHVDQDALDFLKKFFMFKDPDTEVKPADGKPAEEMFLQHVEIFPVDLKLDYKPKRVDYRALREGRTIELMNFFHFEGAEMTLRHITLSGITGWARLGDTLNDLWTPDVKATQLAEIVAGIAPFRSLVRVGAGMADLVLLPASAGWRRDRRREKGVRGAAAEAAALGARLATGAQVVLERAESMLGPSTSTGSGFASRPGPGVGAFRGPVTAVPAGGQWDGSASMIAPSTFAGNEEGDTDEEGSGDERMISRYSQQPRDVTEGVRSGARALRRNATAAAQLYWLSRWKFTSRPKARDHYELLSVQFRSQFCDQ, encoded by the exons ATGTTCAGTTTCTTGCGCTCTATTGCATTACCATTACCGACATTCGGAATCTCGCTACCAGCTAATATCCAGCGTCGCTTTTTATCGTTTGTCCTTAAATACTTTCTCGGACATCTTGTCAAGCCTGGGCAACTTGACGACCACAAGATCGATGCCCAAATCGGGAGTGGCCGGGTTGAAATAAAGGATGTAGAACTCGATGACTCG GCCATCAATAAACTGCTTGTTGGCCTCCCGGTGTCTCTCCGTGATGGCACTTTAGGAAATGTCACTGTACAAGTGCCATGGCCAAACGTACTTGCGGGCTCCTT AGGCGGAGAACAATGCACTACGGCAGTCGATCCACCTGAGCTCCCAGCTCCCAACTCTTCAATAGATGATGATTTCGCTGTACCTGGTTCAATGGACCCATTCCTAGATGCTCCAGTGGCTACCTCGATGGAAGAGTCGGTCGTGCTGGGCGACGAAGAAGGAGTCGGTGTACTCACTGCTGTCGTCGAAAGATTGATGGCACGCTTTACCTGCTCCGCAAAGGATATCTCGATTACACTGGTCCATGAAGGACATGCCTCTTTCCATCTAGGTGTCTCCGAGTTCACATATGGGGACGGAGTTTCGGACTCGAATGTCACTAAGGAGATATCATTACAAGGCTTTTCCGTTTCACTTACTCCTCTCGAGCCGATGGATCCGCCTTCTGTGATCTACTCTCCCATTGGGTCGCCCGGTCGACAGAATTCTGGCGAAAATGAACAAGAGAATATGCTACAGAGTGTTGCATCAATTGCTGACTCTATGATGTTTCATAGTGCTCCGGCCTCGCCGACCGCGAGTACCCGTCAGGAGCAACCCCGTCTGCAACAGATTTTGGGCTTATCTGACGAACCTCTTTCAGTCACCATTACTACCCGTCCTCGTGGGATTGTTTCTTCGGGACCCAGCGCCCCTGCCGCCCGCCAACGTTCTCCCAAATTCTCCGTCGAAGCCAAGATGGG ATGTTGGATCAATTTGCGGGCCCTGACCCTTGTCACACCCCCAGCTAGCTCTACGAACAACCAACCTACTCCGCGACAAGAAACTAGAAAAGGCATGCCAGTATTCGAAGGATCTGGGCGTATTCGTGGGGTAGTTTTGGCTCTGCTGTTGGAGAATACCCGGAGTTCATCATTTGCCAGACATCAACCGGATACCGAAATCTCTGAATTCTTTCGAAAGCCGACTCGTTCACTCTCCACGCCCCATTTCCGCGCGAGAATCGATACAATAGAGCCGTCTTTTGATTCCTCTGGCAGTCTGAGTGCTTATGTTGGCGAAATATCGGTATTCCACATGCAAGGAGGTCCAAATCCTTCGTCCAGACCACTCCTTATAGCGGACCCCAACCTTGATACACAATATTCAATCAATACGAACGCACCGATGTTGGACGTTGTGGACTGGACGAAGCCATCATCACAAACCGGGCCCCCAAGATCTCTGCTTGGAGAGTTC GAGGGCGATGTGGAAGTTGGAATCCTACCCTTGCACTTATTCTTGGATCTCAAGGTTCTAGAGGACGCGATTGCTTTTGGTAATAGTATTGGATCGACAGTACCCGACTACGTCAACGACGAGAATGATCTTGAAGCGGATGATTCCACGCCTCCCACTACGCCTCGAAATTACCGCTCGGTTGCAGATGATATGGAGCGGGTCGAGAGCAAG GCTCGGAGTGTTAGTATCGAGTGCTCCCTCATCCGTATTGAGCTAAGAACGCCTTCCCCACCGGGCCGCAAGCAACGCTCCGGGGCAATTATTATTGATCTACACACACTCAAAGCTGACGTCGCCTCGGCGCCCCTTCAGCTTCGCTGGGGAAGACTCTTAATAGCCCTGGCCAATCCTGGGG ATACCCGGGCGACGACTATTCTGTCAGTAGGCCCATCCAGAACACCGAATCCAAATGTCAAGCCATTTGGAGGATCAACTCCCACACAAAAGATGCCAGATGCAATAGAACCAGAGATTTCCCAAGTGATCATCCGTACCGGGACTCCTACCACCCTCGAAGTTCAACTGCCAGCCCTATACGTGTCTTTGTCAAAGTTTAGTCTTGATGGCCTGCAGTACTGGGTTGATGATGCCACACAATGGGCCGAGCGCGCACTTGGCGAACGACGATTGGACCAATCCCGAGATCCAAGCTTGATTGGAAGTCGGTTCTTTGCGCGTAATAGTAGCATCGGTACCGTGGAGACCGCAGGTGCAGGAACAAGCCAAACAATCATTTGCGTGAATCTAGATAGGG CCGAGATCCAGCTCTTTGTTCCAAGACAAAAGTTTGTCGAATCTATGGAAGCGCTTCCCTTTGAGGTAATCGCTCTTGGATTGGAAGTCATTCTTGAAATGAAGCCTGATGGGAAG GACGAGACTCGGATCTCCGCTTCGATACTGGACACGGTTGTCAAGGATGCAAGCGGCTCGCCCCTAGCTTCCACCATCCTTTCTCGGACGCATTCCTTGAATCTG GCGGGCCATGCTAAGCCGGTAATTAAAGTCAATTTCAACGCCATAGTCGATCCAGAGACGGGTAGTCGAGAGAACCGGATTAAAGCCGTACTTACTGGTATCACTTTCACCCTAGCCAAGACCTACGCTTGGGCCGGCCACTTGGGCGAATTCTTCAAGGCGCCCCCAGAG ACGTTTGAAGCAGTTGTTCCCACTGAGCGAGTACGATTGAACCTATCACTTGTCGACTCGTGCGTCAAAGTAATCGCTCCCAAACACCCGGGTGCGTTGGTCGCCGTTATTGGGGAAGTGAACTTCAACACCGATGTGATCGGAAGTTCTCCGGAGACCGTTTCGGATGCAGGTCTGCATGCCGTGACGGTAATGTTGGTAGACGAAGAGAAACCTGAAACAGCAGACGAAGCATCTACCACACCATCGAAAGTAAGGTTCGCTAGCGATGTCGATATTTGGAAG CGAAGAGGATTCGCAAGCTTGGTCATCGTTGAAGAATTAACTACTCGTGTAATTGCCAGAAAAGAGTCTCATCCGCCATTGTCT GTAGATGCCTCCCGCGTCAAGATAGGCGTATTAGCGGCTGCAGACACCCTCGGAGCTCTCGGGTCTTTCGGAGCGGATTTGGCAACCATGTTCCCCAAATCACCAGCACC CCCCCAAGGAATACTAG ATGATCTCGAAGAGGACGCTTTCGACCAAAACCGCCTTGAGCCTGAGCTTGAACTTGGACCGACGCTGGACATAATCAAGGATGATGTGCCCAGGAATCTTGATTACATAGACGAGTCTATTGGAGTtattggtggtggtggagttGTGGAAGCACTTTCGGATGAGGAACTCTTGAGCGAATCCGCTGACGAGGAAGAGATGTCTGAATCAATGCTCGAAAAAGGTTCAGCTATTATCTCTTCGGCTCATCGCTCTCGGACCTATGGGTCTGCGTCCCATGTAACAACTCCCGAAGAGGATCTGCCGGAATCCCGCGAAGAAACAATCACGCTATGGACTGAAGGAATTAACGTCATTGAAGATTATTTTGAGCAGATAGAGCCCGAGCCACTTCTTACGACGAGCGTTGA GGAAGGGCTCGTCGCATTCAGTCTAAATCTCCAAAACTGCGATGTTACCGTCCGGCTGCATGACGGGTATGATTGGGAAAAGACCCGTCTTGCGATAGAACAGGGCCGTAAGGCAGTGCGACGTCGGCTCGAGAAGATTCGCCAGTTACTTGCGAGCGGGCAGGCTCCAGACGAGAGTATTGAAGATACCCATGCAGTTCTATTCAACTCTATATATGTTGGGCTTCAACAAGACCTGGAAGACATGGAACCAGAAGCTATGATTGCCGCGATTGATCAAGAACTTGCGGATGATGGAGGAGATACCGCTACTGTCAGCTCTTGGCAGACGCTTGCAGCAGGACAAGGTACCCGACCCGCACACAAACGCCAATCGAGCAAGCCAGGCAGGAAGAGTCGTCGAATCACTCGTTCTCGAGGTCCAAGAATCGAAATCCTTCTTAAAGGCCTCTCGGCATCTGTTTCACAATTCGGACCAGACGAGCCCACTGCTATGCGCGCCCTTGTGACCATCAAAGACTTGGAAGTCCTCGATCATATCAAGACTTCCACATGGAATGCATTCTTGACTGGTATGGCAGCTGACTCAAAGGGAAATGTTCGTGAGACCGGCTCCGATATGCTTCGTGCGGAATTCTCCATTGTAAGACCGATTGCGGGCAATGCCGTCGAGGAAGGGCGCCTAAAG GCAAAGATATTACCTATCCGGTTACATGTGGACCAAGACGCATTAGACTTCTTGAAAAAGTTTTTCATGTTCAAGGACCCGGATACTGAAGTCAAACCTGCTGACGGGAAACCTGCTGAAGAAATGTTCCTTC AACACGTTGAGATATTCCCCGTTGATCTGAAGCTAGATTATAAACCAAAGCGTGTTGACTATCGTGCCCTGCGTGAAGGGAGAACGATAGAACTCATGAATTTCTTCCATTTCGAAGGAGCTGAAATGACACTTCGCCATATCACGCTATCTGGA ATCACCGGGTGGGCTCGTTTGGGCGACACTCTAAATGACCTTTGGACACCCGACGTAAAAGCCACTCAGCTCGCTGAAATCGTAGCAGGCATCGCACCATTCCGTTCACTCGTTCGGGTAGGTGCTGGTATGGCCGACTTAGTCCTACTCCCTGCTTCTGCAGGATGGAGGCGCGACCGTCGTCGAGAAAAAGGAGTTCGTGGGGCAGCGGCCGAGGCGGCTGCACTGGGAGCTCGATTAGCAACTGGAGCTCAAGTAGTGCTGGAACGTGCTGAGAGCATGCTAGGTCCCAGTACGTCAACCGGCTCCGGGTTCGCATCCCGCCCTGGTCCAGGTGTAGGCGCATTCCGTGGACCGGTCACTGCCGTTCCTGCAGGTGGACAGTGGGATGGAAGCGCATCCATGATTGCCCCGAGCACTTTTGCTGGAAACGAGGAAGGAGATACTGACGAGGAGGGCTCTGGAGACGAGAGAATGATTAGTCGTTATTCTCAGCAGCCTCGCGATGTTACTGAAGGCGTTCGGTCTGGCGCTCGAGCATTAAGAAGGAATGCCACTGCAGCCGCGCAACTATATTGGCTATCCCGATGGAAGTTTACGAGCAGACCGAAGGCGAG GGATCACTACGAGCTGTTGTCCGTGCAGTTCCGATCGCAGTTTTGCGACCAATGA
- a CDS encoding DnaJ domain protein → MDFISTAKDFSWYDSWNIAEAPDRRVRRLMERDNKKARDDAKKEYNETTLALFLRKRDPRFKAHKDTQAKVIPTNSSKPSAIQESPIAAKFVEQEWQRSRSNAEDHVDLEWGLAEGDDEEYESKKHMKEVEKLKRQMQEENIELGLDDEQDAIESDEAAPSASTKKSKKKKKKAKGLAIDPELTEAEVPRDELAEAMQGLKVETDGDNENENEEGGAHNEGDKPTLTKREKRRAKEAAKKAQEAEASSAPQVCNVCAESFESRSKLFAHIEEEGHQLAAPDKGTNSQNKKSGAKKGKGKGKR, encoded by the exons ATGGACTTCATTTCTACCGCAAAAGACTTTTCGTGGTATGATTCCTGGAATATAGCCGAAGCACCTGATCGCAGAGTCCGCAG ATTAATGGAACGGGACAACAAGAAAGCGAGGGATGACGCTAAAAAAGAATATAATGAGACA ACTCTGGCACTTTTCCTCCGTAAACGAGATCCTCGGTTCAAAGCTCACAAGGACACGCAAGCCAAAGTTATACCTACCAATTCGTCCAAGCCAAGTGCCATTCAAGAATCTCCGATTGCGGCTAAATTTGTGGAACAAGAGTGGCAGCGATCGCGATCCAATGCGGAAGATCACGTAGACCTGGAATGGGGACTTGCCGAGGGCGATGATGAAGAGTACGA GAGCAAAAAACACATGAAAGAAGTTGAAAA ATTAAAGCGACAGATGCAGGAGGAGAATATCGAACTTGGTCTGGACGATGAACAAGATGCGATAGAAAGCGATGAGGCT GCACCCTCAGCATCGACGAAGAAGtccaaaaagaagaaaaagaaagccAAGGGACTAGCCATTGATCCCGAACTGACAGAAGCAGAAGTTCCCAGAGATGAATTGGCCGAAGCCATGCAAGGCTTGAAGGTAGAAACCGATGGAGATAATGAAAACGAGAACGAGGAAGGTGGTGCCCACAATGAAGGGGATAAGCCTACGCTTACCAAAAGAGAGAAACGAAGGGCcaaagaagccgccaaaaAGGCACAAGAGGCCGAAGCTTCATCTGCGCCCCAG GTTTGCAACGTGTGCGCTGAATCCTTCGAGTCTCGATCAAAGCTTTTTGCTCATATTGAAGAGGAAGGACATCAGCTTGCCGCTCCCGACAAGGGCACGAACTCTCAGAATAAGAAGAGCGGTGCAAAAAAGGGAAAGGGCAAAGGTAAACGCTAG
- a CDS encoding CsbD domain-containing protein, producing the protein MAPSRVRGQIKSVSGTFQRAVGSLVRAHGFAGRGRDRHNRGVAEVQAAKAKGYASGTSDRVRGRGHSILGGITGNRRRQARGNALSDKGNLKQAFHSGNRA; encoded by the exons ATGGCGCCTTCTCGC GTTCGAGGACAAATCAAGTCAGTGTCTGGAACTTTCCAACGTGCCGTCGGCTCGCTTGTTCGTGCACATGGATTTGCTGGACGTGGACGAGACCG TCACAACCGTGGCGTTGCTGAAGTACAGGCCGCCAAGGCAAAAGGATACGCTTCTGGTACTAGTGACCGCGTGCGCGGCAGAGGCCACTCTATTCTAGGTGGTATTACTGGAAACCGCCGCCGTCAAGCTCGCGGAAATGCCCTGAGCGACAAGGGCAATCTGAAGCAAGCCTTTCACAGTGGGAACCGGGCATAA